GTGTGACTGAATACAACACCTCCCCCCTCTACATGTCTCCGTCACTAATCCAATGTTAGCTGTGGACTCCGGTCTCCTTTGACTTCCTTGACCTTCACACTCTTGTACTACAATTCTTTCTTGTGCTCTACACcacatttattgtcttttcaaGGTTAATATGACTCACATTTGACTCCAGTGAGATTTCAAACAACATCATTAATTCCAGGCTGTTACGTGTGTCTtatgtgtctgtgcgtgtgtttgttccAAGGCCAAGGAGAAGTATGAGAAGGCTCTGGATGAGCTGAGTAAGTGCACTCCAAGTTACATGGAAAACATGGAGCAGGTGTTCGATCAGTGCCAGCAGTTTGAGGAGAAGAGGCTGAGCTTTCTCCGGGAGGTGCTGCTGGACGTCAAACGCCACCTCAACCTCACAGAAGACCAAAGGTTTGAGACGGTCATGAAACGAATAATATGAAGTGACCCTGTTGTCAGATAATCATTTACCTGTATGCTAACTCCTCGCTTTCTTTTCACAGCTATGCTACAGTGTACGGAGAACTTGAACACACCATCACGTCGTCCAGCCCGCAGGACGATCTGAAGTGGTTCAGCAACAACCACGGCCCCGGCATGCATATGAACTGGCCACAGTTTGAGGTACAGAAACAGGCTTTTAGACGTTCAAGCATCACTGGAGGCCTAGAGTATTCTGCAATATGTACTGGCCAATCATCAGGGGaatagtttaaaacaaacaaaatccacCAACACTAACTAATTAACATGATATATCGTGTTTGTTTAATCAAAGTACATGTGTAGTCCAGGAAGATACTTTTTCTCGTCTAACTCTCAGGAGGGCAAATAGGCATTCTTTCCAAACTGTTGAGCTCTTcctttaatattacattttctttctctcctagTTTAAcagcaataaacacaaagataaCAGAGAGatgataatattttttctttagatgAGACTAAAAGGAGAGCCGACCATTTTTAAATTTGTAGTTAAAGTTGGTTATGTAATATTCATGCAGTGTCCAGCATTGATCAGCATCATTTTGATAAGCATTGCTCAAATTTAGTGTCACTTAAATAGGACATATTGAACGATATAACTGGAATTGATCAGTAGTTCCTTTGTTGTGCAGGAATACAACCCAGAACTTACCCATAACATCTCgaagaaagaaaagtcaaagaaagGCAGCGATGGAGTCATGCTGACTCACGTCACATCAGCAGTCGACCACGCTCAAGCTGAAGACCAGGGAAGGTAAGAGTAAACACcgacacatttttaaatgtatctttcaaCATTTCCAGAGACAGtgtaaatcagtttatttttgcaTACTATATCTAGTTGAATCAGTGTCTTCCTTCACCGTATGCTGtctcattatatttaatatttgtttgtattcatgttattttttatgtaatttagtttcattttcaaGTGTTTTATATTCATCTTTTAATCACAACCACACAAATACAACTGAAGTACTGTAGCCATATTATTAGTAATAGAAGTTATAGCAGTATTAGTATGAGCAGTGATAGCAGGAATTCTTGACAAGTCAAtaagataaagaaataaacacactaAAAACAGCATAAAACATACACAGTGAGAGAGATCATGTTATTTTAACTGGTAGGACTGAACACTAATGTTCGGCTGAAATGCTCAGTGTCAGCAGCTACGAGAAGAACCAGGTGTTCACGGCCTCCACGGAGTGGTCGGACGAGGACCAGACGGCCCCGGACTCAGGCAACGACACCAACGGAGGGCCCAACCCCTTCGACGACGAAGTGGTGAAAGGTGTGAGGGTGAGAGCGCTGTACGACTACGAAGGCCAAGAGCAGGACGAGCTCAGCTTCAAAGCAGGTGAGCACGACACCTGGTGACCAAACAATGAACCCCTGACAGCAAAGTAACGACTCAAGCTGCCGACGGTTTCACTAACGGATGGAAGTTTGTCGAGTAGggttcctgctgctgtcactgaTTAATGTCAAAGGAGTACTTTTGTATAAAATGATTTCACCAAAGCAAATTCTTTGCTCAAGTtggacttaagaaaaaaaaaattttggTCATCGCTCTTGACCAATGTAAGAAACTGTAGTTGGTGTCATAAGGTTAAACATTAGTGACAAACAGAAGCTGTGTATTTAGTGTTATGAGTTATCATTAGAGTTAGGTGATACCACTATATATACCTTATGAGGTGaaagaaatacttaaaaatCAGTTAGCAGAACGGCTTTATGGCAATTATTTTGTTACCTTAAGACAGAGattggctagctgtttccccctgtttccagtctttatgctaagctaagctaagctaacctgctgctgGCTGTTGCCTTACATTTAACAGACAGTGTTAGAAAGTGGTATTAGTCTTCTTCTCTTACGCTTGACAATGAAGCAACTAactgtatttcccaaaatgtcaaactgttcctttaactcACTAGATTGACCAAAATCTGACATTGACGTCTGGTAAATTGCTCTACAAAAACGTACACAGGCTCAAGGAGAACATGAAAACTCTCACACTGAGAGGCCCCAATATTGAATTACAGTAACTATTGTTGTGTTATTGTACAAACTGTACAACCTGCTTGTGAATTATGCTGAAAAAGTGGTTTTGATATCttgatactttgtttttagCCATGAAACTGGCCCTTTATTGTCACCACGGTAACCAGCAGCTATCTTACACACtatcaagttttttttccccgGTGGAATGGTCTTTTAATCTTCTTGATTACAGCTGTAGGATCCACATAGCATTGATTTTGTATTATATAAATCAGAATTGTTTGACATAATCTCCCCCTGATGTACGTTTCTGTCTCCTTTCATTGATGAAGGGGACGAGCTGATCAAActggaggacgaggacgagcAGGGCTGGTGTAAAGGTCGTCTAGACAACGGCCAGCTGGGTCTTTACCCGGCCAATTACGTGGAGCCGATGTAGCTGTTCCTGCCTGAGGACGCTTGTGTCGTCGCAGGGCGTAAAACCGACCAGACTGAACCGTCCAGTTGTAACTGCACATTGCCAGAGACTTGAAAGCAaagcttcctcttcctgtcgAGCACAGTGATCTGTTCTTCATCTCAGCACTCATCACAGAGAAAACTTGACTGAAACCAGTTCAGGATCACATCATCAACATCCAAACTCTTCAACTGACGCAACACTATTTCAGTCTcttgtgtgtgtagctgtgtttGATTTCAGATGTGACGTTAACATGCCATACAGTATGTCCTCTCATCATTGTATTGATATGGTATCGTCAGTTGTGCCTGGATAGCGAGAATGAACTATGCATTGTGcatttcatgtatatattttaatcttttttttttttacagtctggATGCTtgtacagtttttgttttctcattgaatacagtgttttctctgtgaaatatttacatgtttagcATGTAAGAAATAGTTTTTGGGAAATGCGCTTATCCGCTTTCTTCCTGAGGAttagatgaaaagatcaatatcactctcatgtttgtacactatatatgaagctatagccaggagctggttagcttagcttagcataaatactggaaacaaagggaaacagctagcctgattCTGTCTGAAGGGAACATAATCTACCTGCCAGCCCCTCTAAAGCTCCTTTATTATATCTCTTCTGTTAATCCAGAGAGAGGAGGTCTCACAGTGTCGGGGTttgaaaatgctttatttaatctgtacaaaGTGCAGTTATTGTccctggccaagaaatagtaGCAGTACAAACCCCACcaataaagataaatgtttgttccaattaaacaaacaagatacaagATGTTATTTTGTGAGCTTCAGAGACAGAGCCAGGTTAGCTTTGTGTCATTTTGCTATGCTAAGCTATCCAGCTGCTGGCTCTGGCTTCATGCATAgtgtgcacaaacacaagagTGGCATCGATCTTTTCCTCTTAATACTAATAAGCATattatcaaactattcctttaatgcatttaattgttttcctgCCGCACTCCATAGCATGTCACCCAATTAGCATTTTCAAccgagataaaaaaaaaagacagctcaCCATCagttataaaaaacaaagtcctctttaaaatggaaatatatacTCTACCAAACCGTGCAACACTTGTTTATATTAACCTCCGCTGTCCCACCCGTCACTGACAAGGTGCCTGTTATCACTACTTCCTTTTATTTAGTGTCTCTTCCTGTTGTCTTAACGTGCAGACTGTGTTAATAACGCAGGagctgtgaagaaaaaaacatgcctgGAAACTCGCTTCATTTCACAACCAaggcttttatttattctttttttaaagttctgcAGTTACTTGTTCACTGTGAGGGAATGTCAGTGACTCAGCATTATCAGCTTCCTGCTCTTATTATTCTGTGCATGCTGATGCTCCCACACACAGTTTAACGCTCTGATCTGAACTGATCCAGTGCATGGCCTCAATTAGTTTCCTCCAAATGACTTAACAGTTTCTTGATTGAATTAAAACTATCGGGATGATGATgccatttgatttttttgtgtgtaacatAATCAATCATGATTCGTCTATTTTGCTGTGCACCAAACTACATATGCGTTACATATGCAGGTTCTTGTAATTTAATcagaaaatgaaactaaaacaaaaaggtCAGGAGTTTACGTAGCAGCACGGTACACGTCGATTGGTTTGTTGCTCCTGGTAACCACAGGTGTTGGTGAAAACTACACTTTGTCGATGAGGAAGTTGGGTGTAGTCTTACTGATGCGGACTGAGAAAGGCTGCAACGAGCGCTGCACAAAAAAGGCAGGGAAGAGGATCCGTCTCTGAAATATTGATGAGGCAACTGCCTTTTTGTGCTGCAAGAGagaagttcatttttaaaagatccAAGAGGGAAATGTCtcttgttctgtgtttgtgcttctgtgtgctttttttttttagaaaactgtTGCCCCCTTGTAAGCACTGGATTCAGAGgggcaaaataaatgttgcctTACCATAATCCTACCACCATGCCACCCCAAAGACTCTCAACCGTCgtgtttaaaaaagtgaacGAGAACTCGCCTCCACAGAATCCGACTCCTGCTTCTGTAGCTCAGTTTACAACCGACGCGACACCCAGGCCCTCTTTGTCTTCACTGAAGATAGGAATTTAAAGACTTCAGCttcttttatttgaaacagAATGGGATGGTTAACGAGTGTACTGTAAAAGTgtgtaaaagcaaaaacaactgCGGCATCCACTGTGAAACTCCTGTGATACACTGAAGGACGgtaaatcatatttttcaaaaaaatgtatcaaatgcttctttcttttctgtctgaAAAACATTGACCTGCAATGTTGAGAGGAACGTTTTAGAGGGCtttctctttcttattttttagcATAGTGCTGTAATTTATAAAAACTGTAGTGCCTGT
This portion of the Anoplopoma fimbria isolate UVic2021 breed Golden Eagle Sablefish chromosome 17, Afim_UVic_2022, whole genome shotgun sequence genome encodes:
- the pacsin1b gene encoding protein kinase C and casein kinase substrate in neurons protein 1, whose protein sequence is MNCIQERAKIEKAYSQQLTEWSKRWRQLVDKGPQYGTVERAWMGVMTEAEKVSELHQEVKNNLINEDFEKVKNWQKDLYHKQMMGGFKETKEADEGFKKAQKPWAKKLKELEAARKSYHMACKEEKLASTREANIKGEASVAADQQKKLHEKVDKCKQDSQKAKEKYEKALDELSKCTPSYMENMEQVFDQCQQFEEKRLSFLREVLLDVKRHLNLTEDQSYATVYGELEHTITSSSPQDDLKWFSNNHGPGMHMNWPQFEEYNPELTHNISKKEKSKKGSDGVMLTHVTSAVDHAQAEDQGSVSSYEKNQVFTASTEWSDEDQTAPDSGNDTNGGPNPFDDEVVKGVRVRALYDYEGQEQDELSFKAGDELIKLEDEDEQGWCKGRLDNGQLGLYPANYVEPM